CGGGGACCACGCCGCCGCTACGACTCGCTGACGACTCCCTCCAACACGTGCCGTAGCGCGATGACCCGATCCCGGCCGAATCGAAGTACCCAGTCCCGTTCGATGTCGCCGAGGATGCGAGCGGCGGCGAGCCGACCCGCCCTGCCCCGCGCGGTGAGTCGGATGATCTTCGCGCGTCGGTCGTCCGGAGCGGGAACCCGCTCGAGACAGCCGAGCTGTTCGAGCTCACCGATCATCTCACCGACGCCCTGTTTGGTGACTCCCGACCGGTCGGCGAGGTCGGTGAGCCTGCTCCCCTCGTCGTCGATGAGCCGGAAGATCTCGCCGTGCTTGTAGCGGAGGTCCCCGAAACCCTCGTCGGCCATGCGCTCGTGAAGGAGTCGCGACGTCCGGTCCTTGACCCCGGTGAGCAGGGACGGCAGCGGCGGACCGGGCACGGCGTCCGCGGCGCCCTCGGGTGCGCTCATACCGCTCGGTCTCCCTACACCGCCCGGGCCTTACATCCTACGCGCGCGATCACCGGGAACCGCGATGCCGAGACTCTCGGCAGGAGACGAACGAGCAGGACAGCGCCCGACCGAAGACGGCGACCGGCGGCGGCCGCCGTCCCGGCGAACA
This genomic stretch from Actinoalloteichus hoggarensis harbors:
- a CDS encoding MarR family winged helix-turn-helix transcriptional regulator, yielding MSAPEGAADAVPGPPLPSLLTGVKDRTSRLLHERMADEGFGDLRYKHGEIFRLIDDEGSRLTDLADRSGVTKQGVGEMIGELEQLGCLERVPAPDDRRAKIIRLTARGRAGRLAAARILGDIERDWVLRFGRDRVIALRHVLEGVVSES